In Phycisphaerae bacterium RAS2, the DNA window CACCTGTGCCGAATCGATGTCATACACAGCCCCGACGACCTTCAGACGGCCGTCTGCCATGAATCGGCGGATGTCCGGGCTGCCGGACAGCAGTTCCTCCACGCTGTGCCAGACGTTTCGCTCGACGGCTGCATGAAGCAGCGCCTCCCCCGAAAGCTCCGGGCGCTCGCGCCGCACCGCATCCACGGCCGGCCGGATGCGCGCAATGAGCTTTTCGAGGCTGCCGTGTTCGTGCGCCCCTTCCGCGACGGCCTTAACCGCCCCGCATTGTTCATGGCCCAGCACAACGACCAGCGGCAAATGAAGGTGCTCAACGGCGTACTCAATCGACCCGGCCTCATCGACCGCGCACACATTGCCCGCAACGCGAATGACGAACAAGTCGCCGATGCCCTGATCAAAGAGCAGTTCCACCGGCACGCGGGAATCGCTGCACGCCACGATCGCGGCGAAGGGGTGCTGTCCGTCGCGAGCTGTTTCGTGTCGACGGTCCGAGTTGGCGTGCGGATGCCGCGCATGATCGCAGGCAAATCGATCATTGCCCTCGCGTAGCGCCTGCTCGGCCTGCGGTGGCGTGCGGGGAATCGCCTCGGGCTGCATACAACCACCGACGACCAGCAAGGCGAGCGAAATGACGGCGCTGCGTCTCACGACAAGAGCTGGGCCACATAGGCCGGTTCGATCTCGTTCAGTGCGTTGACCACGCGGTCCGCGCGATCGAGCGTCGGGGCAACGTGCGTGCCAGCCAGGGCGATGACCCTCATGCCGGCCGCCCGCGCCGCTTCAATCCCCACCGGCGCGTCTTCCACCACGACGCAACGGTTCGCGGGCATTCCGATTCGCTCGGCCGCGATGAGGAACACCTGCGGATCGGGCTTGCCGCGCGTCACGTCATCGCCCGTGACCACCGCGCGAAGAAACGCGCCGATGCGCAGTTCTTCGCACACCAGCGACACGTTCTCCGCCGGGCCGGATGACCCCACGGCCAGCGCCGCCCCGGCTGCGTGAAGCGTCGCGACCAGCTCCTTCGCACCGGGCATCGCCGGCACACGGCCCCGAATCAATTCGCGGTAGATCTCCTCTTTCCGCCGTTCAAGTCGTTTGACTTCATCAAGGTCCGGCACGCCAAGCGTTTCGTGGATGAACTCCCAACTCGTCCGGCCGAACCCGCCGGCAAACTCACGCTCGCCGATCGGCCGGCCGATCTCCGCGCCAAGTCGCACCCAGCTCTCCAGGTGCGCGGCCCGGCTGTCCACCAGCACGCCGTCCATGTCGAAGATCACGCCGATTGAATGCATAGGCAGGTCGTGGAACGATACACGATTCCTGCAGCGTTGTGGAGCGGTTGCGAGGTGGCGTGACCTGCCAATTCGTTGCGGGCAGAGAGTCGCCGTGGCGGCCCGCTTCACGAATGGTGAGAGAAGATCTGCAACCGGTTCTAGGAACAGGTCTCCGCTGCCAGCAGCGCATCGACGAACCCCTGAATGTCCAGCGCGTTGAATTCGCGGTCTCCGTTGAAGTCGCCCCGGCAACACGGCTTCGGCGTGTCGAGCGTCGTGAAGTACGCGGTCGTGCTCCGATAGAACTCCGCGCCGGATGTCGCGCCGTTGAACCCCGCATTGGGCGTCAGGACCACGTTGTAGTAAGTGAGGCCGATGCTGTATCCCGCACCGGCGACCAGTGTGTCAGCGGGAATCTCGAAGGTGGTTTCCGAGGGATCAAGCGAGACCGAAATGACCGACCCGGGCGTGTTGTCCTGAACGACGGAAAGCTGGATCGCGCCGATGTCCGTTGAGGGGTTGAGCGTAAAGCCGTTGAATGTCAGAACCATCGGCTGCGTCACGTCATAACTTTGCAGCTGATCATACGTATCCCCCGTGAAGTACGGAATCGCTTCGCAGTAGAGGTCCGCGGCAAGAAAGACGTCACCGGTCTCCGGTCCGGCGCCGCGGTCCACCGTGAGCGTGTAGGTCGTGACCGGGTAATCGAGCAGGAACGCAGGGTCGTCGCTGTAAAACGGGGAGAGGTATTGATAGGCCGTCGCGATCGCCTGGAACAGGTCGTACGAGAGCACCGGGGGTCGGTCGAAGCTGACCGTCGCGGAGACGACTTCGTTGGGCACGTCGGTAATCACCAGCGCGATGAAATGCCAGAATTCAAACGTCGTGGGCTGTGCGTTGGAGTCCTGCGTCGCGGATATCGTCCGCGACACAGCATAGTCGGTGACGTCAGCCCGAGCGGCCCCGGCGAAGAGGCTCCCGGCGATGAGGCACGCGGTCATCCAGACTACGGACGGCAGTCTTCCGGGCATGTGACGATTCTTGTCGAGATTGACGGCGTTCATGGGTTCTCCTGAATTCGCCTTGCGGCGGGGTTGAAAGGACTGGAACTTCGACGGACGGCACGATTCGCCGCCTGACAAAGGGTTCTGCGACGCCCGTCCCTCCGGCTTCACGCCTGCCCCGACCGTTTTTGAACGCGGCAACCCCCCATCAGTTACCCCCGGTCGGCATTCCTCTCGTCGGGAGGGTAGAATGATGACCGCGGAGCATTACCGGCATGGCCCCACCCCCCCACGAGCTGGACACCCTTCGACCGCTCGTCGAGCGCGCTGCGGCGGGCGACCCCGACAGCCTCGGCGAACTTCTGGCTCGATTCGGCCCGCGTGTCGAAGCGCATCTCCGGATCGGGCGACTCTGGCAGACGATGCTCGAGCCGGGCGACGTGATGCAAGTGACGTATCTGGAGGCCTTCCTGCAGATTTCCAGTTTTCGGCCCGAGCAATTCAACCAGTTCGAAGCCTGGCTTGCTCGGATCGCGGAGAACAACCTGCGTGACGCGATTCGCGGATTGGAACGCCAGAAGCAACTGCCCCCATCCCGGCGCATTGCCGAACCCGGCGCATCAGACTCCTGCGTCGGCCTCTATGAGCAACTCGCCGCGACCAGCACCACGCCCAGTCGACTCGCGGCACGCAAGGACATCGAACGCCTCATGCAGGCCGCGATCGACCGACTGCCTCCCGACTATGCCACCGCCATCCGGCTCTACGACCTGGAGGGCCGACCGATGAGCGACGTCACGACAACGATGAAGCGATCCGCCGGGTCGGTTCACATGCTGCGTGCCCGCGCCCACGAGCGATTGGGTGAGCTGCTCGGGTCCGCCTCGGCGTGGTTCGAATCGCGCGGGTGAGTCAACGCATCAGTCGGCGCGCGAATCATGGCGTGCACACATGCATGGCGTGAACCCGCGCGTGGATTTGTCGCATCCCACAAGGGGGCGACGCAGCGCGAGGTCGCGTTGACATCGGAGAGGTCCGTTGAGCAGCGCACGGGAACCGGACGATCGGCACGAACGCTGGATCGCGGCCGCGCGCGAGCAGTTTGAACGCGCCGGGAGCGATGCGGTTCGTCTGGGTGGATCCTCCAACCCGGTCCCGCTGCACGATGTGCGCGCCGGCGGGGCACTTTCCCCAAGAGCGCTCTCCGCACGGGCGCTTCCGACCCTGCCGGGCTACGACGACCTGCGGGCGCTTCACCGCGGTGGGCAGGGCATTGTCTATCAGGCCGTTCAACAAACGACCGGCCGCACGGTCGCGATTAAGGTTCTCCGCGAGGGGCCGTTCGCCGGACCGGCCGACCGGCTTCGCTTCGAGCGCGAAGTCAGCATCCTGGCGCACCTGAACCACCGCGGCATCGTCGGGATTCTCGACCGTGGCGAAGCATCGGGCGTGCACTATCTGGTGATGGACTTCGTCGAGGGCCGGGCGCTGGATCGTCATGCCTTCGAGAACGGGTTGCCGCTCGTCGAGCGCCTCAAGCTGTTCATCAAGGTTTGCGATGCCGTCAGCGCCGCCCACTTGCGCGGGGTGATCCACCGCGACCTGAAGCCGGGGAACATTCTTGTCGACGCGGCGGGCGAGCCGCGCGTGCTGGATTTCGGGCTTGCCAAGTCCGCGGCAGATGATTCGTGTGACGAGCCGGCCGCGACGCGCACCGGGCAATTCGTCGGCTCGCTCGCGTGGGCCTCGCCGGAGCAGGCGATGGGCCGGCACGCGGAAGTAGATATTCGTAGCGATGTCTATTCGCTGGGCGTCATTCTGTACCACCTGATGACCCATCAGATGCCCTATGCGACGGCGTGCGATCTCGATCAGGCGCTGACCAACATTCGCAGCGCCGAGCCGGTGCGACCTTGCACGCTCTGCCGCGAGATCGATGCCGACCTCGAAACCATCGTGCTGAAGAGCCTTGCGAAGGAGCCGGGCCGCCGATACCAGTCGGTGGGGGAGCTGTCGCGTGACATCGCGCGGGCACTTCGGGGCGAGCCGATCGAGGCGCGGCGCGACAGCAGCTGGTACGTCCTTTCGCGCACCCTTCGCCGGCATCGCCTCACGGTCTCGATCGTCGCCGGCTTCGTCGTGCTCTGCGCCACATCGGCCATCGCGATGAGCGTGCTCTACGCGCGCAGCCAGAAGCTGGTTGGTGAACTGGGGGTCGCGACGGCCGACGCACAAAAGGAAGCCGCCAAGGCGAAACGGGTTTCTCAATTCGCGCAGGGAATGTTGAGCGGCATCGACCCCGCGCGGGCCGGTGCAATGGACAAGCAGTTGATGCGCTCGGTCCTGGACGAGGCCGCGGCAAAAGTGGACTCCGACCTGGCCGACTCGCCCGAGGTCGAAGCCGCCATCCGCAACACCATCGGCAAGGCCTATCAGGCAATCAGTGAGTTTCCAGCCGCGAAGCGGCACTTGGACAAGGCGCTGGCGATTCGACGTGAACAACTCGGAGAAACTCATGCGGACACGCTGGAGTCGATGGACAGCCTGGCCACGCTCCTGATCGACATGGCTTTGTACCGCGAGGCCGAGATTCTCTGCCAAAAGATCGTCGACGCGCGCACCGCCTCCATCGGGCTGGACCATGAAGCCACGCTTCTGGCGATGAGCAATCTTTCGGAAGCGATTGCCGTGCAGGGCCACTTTGCGAATGCCGCAGAATTGGATCGGAAGGTCCTGGCGCTGCGAACCCAATTATTGGGGCCGGAGCATCCTCACACGCTGACCTCGATGAACAACCTCGCGTCGAATCTCATGTGGCTCCAGCAATTCGATGAAGCCGAGTCGCTTTACCTCAAAGTCATCGCAACCGAGAAGCATGTCAAAGGGGAGTATCACCCGCACACGCTTCGCACCATGAGCAATCTCGGCCTGATGTATCAGGAACAGCTCAAGATGGACGAGGCGGAGAAATGGCATCGCGAGACGCTCGCCCGCCGCCTGCAAGCCATGGGGGAGAACCATCTCGACACCTTCGAATCGCAGGCCAATTTGGCGATCGTACTGCGCGCCAAGGGCCAGGTGGCGGAGGCGGAGACGATGTTGCGCAAATTGGAGGAATCCGAGCGCCGCGTGCTGGGACCGAAACATCCGTTTCTGGGTTCGACGCTTTTCGTGTTGGCCTCGATCCACGCGCGGCGGGGAGAGTTCACCGAGGCGGTCGAATTGCTCAACGAAGTGGTTGCCGTGTATGAATCTTCGCTTTCACCCACGCACATTAAGATGCAGACCACTCTGATTGCGCTGGGAACGTGCTACGCTCGCATGGGAAAGTACCTCGACGCGGAACGCATCCTCCTGACCGGCTACGAAACACTGCAAGGCCGAGCGGATGTCAGCAGCGACTGGCGCGAATCGTCAATTCGGTACCTGGTCAATCTCTACGAAGAGTGGGACAAGGCCGAGCCGTCCAGCGGCAAGGCGGAAAAAGCCGCCCACTGGCGCGCGATGCTCCCGCCGCCGACATCAACCACGGCGCCGGGATCGTGACGCGGCATGCCGAGCAGCGGGGCAGGCGCCAGCCACAGATGAGTGGTGGGGTGGGCACCGCCCACCGATTGGATGACATTGGTCGGGCAAGGCATGGGGCCGTACAATCGGCATACGCTGCCGGCCTCATGACTGCAGATATCTGTGTCGGAAAAGAATCCCCAATCGGTGTTTTCTCTTAAACATAAAAAAACGCCGCTTGGAGAAGCGGCGTTTGGTACAACGAATCGATTGGGGCTGCGAAGCGGCGATCAGGCCGCCTTGCCGGTCTTGCCGATTTTCTTGCGGGCCAGTTCCACGATCGCGTCAAACGCCTCGGGGTCGGCAATGGCGATCTCGCTAAGCATCTTGCGATTGAGTGTGATGTTGGAGAGCTTCAAGCCGTTGATGAACTTGCTGTACGACAGCCCCCGCGCGCGGCAGGCGGCGGTGATGCGCGTGATCCACAGCGAGCGGAAGTCGCGCTTTCGGGCGCGGCGATCGCGGTAGGCATACACGCCGGCACGCAGCACGGTGTCCCGCGCCGGGCCGAGCAGCTTGCTGCGCGCGCCGTAGTACCCTTTGGCGGCCTTGAGAATCCGCCGGACCTTTTTCTTATGTGCGACGTGTGTCTTCGTGCGTGGCATGACGCCGGTTCTCCGTTGCGATGCTGCTTCGCGGTGCTGCGCTGCGCGGGCTTAGGCCTGCAACGCCGTGGCGATCTTGCGGCTCAAGGCCTTGTTCGCCAGAATTCCCTTGCTCGTCAGGCGACGGCGGCGATTGCCGCCCTTCCCGCTCATCAGGTGACCCATGTTCGCCTTGCGGTACTTCACCTTCCCGCTGGCCGTCACCTTCACACGCTTGGCAAGCCCCTTGTGCCGTTTCATCTTGGGCATGAAATCTGCTCCTGAAAAGCCGCTCGCCGCTCTTCGCTCGCGGTTTGCGAAGCCCCGCACTATAAACGCCTTCCGGCTGGTTGACAACCGATCGCCGGCAACGACTTCCTGAACGCGATCGCCCCCGAACACCGCTGCTCCAACCGCCCGCTCCGGCTGGAGTTATCGGCCGTCAGCTACCCGTTGTCGTGGCCGCCGGGTTGGGAGCCGGTGGAGAAACAGGATCCGGTGTGGCCGTTCCCATCGCGGCCGATCCCGCTTCGGCGCTACCCTCTGCGGGCTTGGCTGTCGGCTTGGGAGGCTTCGGTTTGCCGTCGGACTTGCTCCCTGCGCTCTTGCTCCCCACGGGCTTGCTCCCCACGGGCTTGCCGGGGGTCGGCACTTTCAGCGGGATCATGATCATCGTCATTTTTCGGCCGAGCATTTTCGCGTCGCGCTCGACCTTGCCGACATCGGTCAGCCCGGCGGCAATCTCGTTGAACGACTCCTGACCGATCTCCTGATGGAACCGCTCGCGGCCCTTGAAGATCATGGTGAACTGGACTTTGTCGCCGCGCGAGAGAAATTCGCGTGCGTGCTCCAGCTTGATCTTCCGATCGTGCGGATCGGTTTTCGGGCGAATCCGCACCTCTTTCATCTTCTGCTCGTGATGTTTGTGCTTCTGCTTCTTGGACAGCAAGTACTTGTGCTTGCCATAGTCCATGATCTTGCACACCGGCGGGCGCTCGTTGGGCGAGACTTCCACCAGGTCCAGGCCGGCCTCCCGCGCCATGCGCAGGGCCTCGGCTGTTTCAACTACGCCGCGCTGCTCGCCCTGATCGTCGATCAGGCGAATGGGCGACAGGCGTATCTGCTCGTTGCATCTCAAATTCGTAATGGTCGATCACCTTCCTTTCTTATTGTTCTCACCGCGACGGCCCCGGGACACTCTCCCGCTTGAGCCGCTCCACAAACGCATCCAGTCCCATGTTCTCGCTCTTGCCGGCGCGATCGTTCACGTTCACCGCGCGGGACGCAGCCTCCTGCTCGCCGACCACGACGATGTACGGAATCTTCATCTGCCGGGCGCGATGCTTCTTCGGGCCGATCTTCTCCGCCGTGTCGTCCAGCTCGACGCGAAAGCCGCCATCCTTCAACCGCTGCGTCACCTCGCGCGCATACGGCTCGCTCTTCTCGCTGATGCTCGCCACCACCGTCTGCACCGGCGCCAGCCAGACCGGGAACGCGCCCTCGAAATGCTCGATGAGAATCCCGATGAACCGCTCCATGCTCCCGAACGGCGCCCGGTGGATCATCACAGGCCGATGCATGCGGTTGTCCCGCCCGACGTACTCCAGGCCGAACCGCTCCGGGCCGTTGTAATCGCACTGCACCGTGCCAAGCTGCCATTCGCGGCCGATGCAGTCTTTCACCACAAAGTCGATCTTCGGCCCGTAAAACGCCGCCTCGCCGACTTCCTCCGTTGCGCGCATGCCGCTGGCCGCCGCGGCCGCTCGAACCGCCGCCTCGGAATCAGCCCAGCCTTTGGGATTGTCAATAAACTTTTTGTCCTTCGGGTCGTGCAGGCCGATCCGCACGCGGTACTCCGTCAAACCGAGCATCTCCAGCACGTAGCGCGTCAGGCTCAAGCACTTGGCCAGTTCATCCTGCAACTGCTCGGGCGCGCAGAACAAATGCGCGTCGTCCTGCGTGAAACCGCGAACGCGCGTCATGCCCGACAACTCGCCCGACTGCTCGTAGCGATAGACCGTGCCGAACTCGGCCAGCCGAAGCGGCAGATCGCGGTAGCTGCGCGGCTCGCTGGCGTACAGGCGCATGTGATGCGGGCAGTTCATCGGCTTGAGAAGGAAACCGTCTTCAACCTTCAGGTTCTCCCGGATCACCGCGAGGTTGTGTTCGCGATTTCCCGGCGCGGGATGGAACCGCCGCGCCGCGGGCTGCTCCGCGTCGCCCAGCAGCTCATTCCATA includes these proteins:
- the mtcA2 gene encoding Carbonic anhydrase 2 — its product is MQPEAIPRTPPQAEQALREGNDRFACDHARHPHANSDRRHETARDGQHPFAAIVACSDSRVPVELLFDQGIGDLFVIRVAGNVCAVDEAGSIEYAVEHLHLPLVVVLGHEQCGAVKAVAEGAHEHGSLEKLIARIRPAVDAVRRERPELSGEALLHAAVERNVWHSVEELLSGSPDIRRFMADGRLKVVGAVYDIDSAQVTWLGAHPRQAELLRAGAAPSNCDK
- a CDS encoding Phosphorylated carbohydrates phosphatase; the encoded protein is MHSIGVIFDMDGVLVDSRAAHLESWVRLGAEIGRPIGEREFAGGFGRTSWEFIHETLGVPDLDEVKRLERRKEEIYRELIRGRVPAMPGAKELVATLHAAGAALAVGSSGPAENVSLVCEELRIGAFLRAVVTGDDVTRGKPDPQVFLIAAERIGMPANRCVVVEDAPVGIEAARAAGMRVIALAGTHVAPTLDRADRVVNALNEIEPAYVAQLLS
- the sigE_4 gene encoding ECF RNA polymerase sigma factor SigE — its product is MAPPPHELDTLRPLVERAAAGDPDSLGELLARFGPRVEAHLRIGRLWQTMLEPGDVMQVTYLEAFLQISSFRPEQFNQFEAWLARIAENNLRDAIRGLERQKQLPPSRRIAEPGASDSCVGLYEQLAATSTTPSRLAARKDIERLMQAAIDRLPPDYATAIRLYDLEGRPMSDVTTTMKRSAGSVHMLRARAHERLGELLGSASAWFESRG
- the pknB_9 gene encoding Serine/threonine-protein kinase PknB, which translates into the protein MSSAREPDDRHERWIAAAREQFERAGSDAVRLGGSSNPVPLHDVRAGGALSPRALSARALPTLPGYDDLRALHRGGQGIVYQAVQQTTGRTVAIKVLREGPFAGPADRLRFEREVSILAHLNHRGIVGILDRGEASGVHYLVMDFVEGRALDRHAFENGLPLVERLKLFIKVCDAVSAAHLRGVIHRDLKPGNILVDAAGEPRVLDFGLAKSAADDSCDEPAATRTGQFVGSLAWASPEQAMGRHAEVDIRSDVYSLGVILYHLMTHQMPYATACDLDQALTNIRSAEPVRPCTLCREIDADLETIVLKSLAKEPGRRYQSVGELSRDIARALRGEPIEARRDSSWYVLSRTLRRHRLTVSIVAGFVVLCATSAIAMSVLYARSQKLVGELGVATADAQKEAAKAKRVSQFAQGMLSGIDPARAGAMDKQLMRSVLDEAAAKVDSDLADSPEVEAAIRNTIGKAYQAISEFPAAKRHLDKALAIRREQLGETHADTLESMDSLATLLIDMALYREAEILCQKIVDARTASIGLDHEATLLAMSNLSEAIAVQGHFANAAELDRKVLALRTQLLGPEHPHTLTSMNNLASNLMWLQQFDEAESLYLKVIATEKHVKGEYHPHTLRTMSNLGLMYQEQLKMDEAEKWHRETLARRLQAMGENHLDTFESQANLAIVLRAKGQVAEAETMLRKLEESERRVLGPKHPFLGSTLFVLASIHARRGEFTEAVELLNEVVAVYESSLSPTHIKMQTTLIALGTCYARMGKYLDAERILLTGYETLQGRADVSSDWRESSIRYLVNLYEEWDKAEPSSGKAEKAAHWRAMLPPPTSTTAPGS
- the rplT gene encoding 50S ribosomal protein L20 — translated: MPRTKTHVAHKKKVRRILKAAKGYYGARSKLLGPARDTVLRAGVYAYRDRRARKRDFRSLWITRITAACRARGLSYSKFINGLKLSNITLNRKMLSEIAIADPEAFDAIVELARKKIGKTGKAA
- the rpmI gene encoding 50S ribosomal protein L35, with product MPKMKRHKGLAKRVKVTASGKVKYRKANMGHLMSGKGGNRRRRLTSKGILANKALSRKIATALQA
- the infC gene encoding Translation initiation factor IF-3; the encoded protein is MAREAGLDLVEVSPNERPPVCKIMDYGKHKYLLSKKQKHKHHEQKMKEVRIRPKTDPHDRKIKLEHAREFLSRGDKVQFTMIFKGRERFHQEIGQESFNEIAAGLTDVGKVERDAKMLGRKMTMIMIPLKVPTPGKPVGSKPVGSKSAGSKSDGKPKPPKPTAKPAEGSAEAGSAAMGTATPDPVSPPAPNPAATTTGS